Below is a genomic region from Pseudomonas extremaustralis.
CGCTGAACTGCGCAAGCAGTTGGGAAAAAATCGCCGGATCTTCGACAAACTCACCGAGCAAGCACTGCACCACCTGCTCGATGCGCACATAGAGGTTGTCGCGGGGGTAGTCGTGCTGCGGGCTCCAGCCCATGACGGCGGCAGCGATTTCATTGAGCAGTCGCCGCGCCGGATGGCTGGCGCGGCTGAAAAGGCTCTTGTCCAGCACCGCCACTTTGAGCAACGGGATCTGCAAGCGCGCGATCAAGGCCTTGAAGGCATCGGGCACGCTGCGATCATTGCGGATGAACTCGAACAACAGCGCGATCAGGTTGATCACATCTTCGTCCGCCTCCTCCACCACCCGTGACTTGCCACTCTTGACGCTGACGCGTGTAAGCAACTGCTCAAGCTGATTACGCAGGTCGAAATCGTCCTCGACGTCCGGCTCTGGCACATATTGCTGCAAATGGGACAGCAGACGCAGCAGGTCGCGGGTGGCAATCGGCTGGGGCTCGGCGCTGGCTTCGAGGATGGGCGCCACGCTGCCGCGCACCGTTACCAGCAAGGCCTGCAAGGTGGTGAAGGCTTCCTGGCCATTTTCGCCGACAGGCTGATCGACAGCCGACAGCAACGCTTCGCTGCGGGCTTGGCGGGCAACCGGACGGCGGGAGGGAGCCGCCTTGAGCCCAGGCAGCACCCCCGTCGCGACCAGCAATTGATTGGCTTCGCCGTACAGACGGTCGGCATCACTGAGCACGTACTTTTCAAAGAGCTTGAGCATGATCAGTTTGACGCGGATCTCCACGCCCAGGCTGCGTCCCGCCCGCAGGAAAAACTCGCAGAGCAGCGCTGGTCCCAGGGGGTTCTCCCAATCATTCAGGCGGTTGCCCAACAACGCGCCCAATCGCGTGGTCAGTTGCCCCAGGGCCAGGCCGTCGCGGTGATGCACCCGGTCCACCATGACCTTGAGTGCCACGGCTTTTTCAAGGTCATCCTTGGACGCCCCAACGTCCAAGTCATAGGACACCACCGGCACCAACTGCAATTCGCCCTGCCCCGCATGGCTCAGGTCGGCAAAGGCTTCAAACAGTTGCTCCACGAACACGCGCTCGAAATTCTTGCGCTTGAGACGCAGGTCGCGCATGGCTTCAAAGAAAATATGGTGGTCGATGCTGTTACGGGCCTTATCGGCCATTTCAAACAGCGTGTCGTCGGCGTTATCGAACAGTTCCTGCAGCCCCTGCTGCAACTGTTGCGCGGCCTTATCGCGGACTTGCAGCAACACGACCGGCAGTCGGGCAAGCGGCGATGGCGTAGTGTGTGCCTTATTGATTGGCACCACCTTTCCGTCATTGTGCATCCTGGCCTCCTGAAACGGCGGTATTGAGTAGGGGGATCGGGAGCCGGGCCCATTGGCCGCAACGCAAAACCGGCTTTTCCCATAACGCCAAAGCTATGACGTCAATTGCAAGGCGCGTGATTATCTTGCAAACGAGGGTGGGTGCGCCAGCAAACTCTGCCATTGCCCGGTAAATGAGCAGCGAGTCTGGGTTCGAACGCGCACTGCCCCTATAATCCCGGCACTTTGTTTGTGGAGCCTGTTATGCCGAATCTCCGTCTTGCCGACCTCACCGCCGAAATCGAAGCCAACGTGCGCCGCGCACTGCTGGAAGACATCGGCAGCGGCGACATCACCGCACAGTTGATCCCGGCCGAACGCCTGGCCACCGCCACGATCATTACCCGCGACACCGCTGTCATCGCCGGTACCGCTTGGGTGGACGCTGTATTCCGCCAACTGGACCCACGGGTCTGCGTGCACTGGCAGGTGGCCGACGGCGAACGCGTCAGCCCCGACCAGGTGTTGTTCCACCTCGAAGGCCCGGCACGTTCGCTGCTCAGCGGCGAACGCTGTGCACTGAATTTCTTGCAGTTGCTGTCCGGAGTGGCCACGCGCGCCCGGTTCCTGGCCGATGTTGTCGCCAGCACCCAGGTCAAGCTGCTCGATACCCGCAAAACCCTGCCCGGCCTGCGCCTGGCGCAGAAGTACGCCGTGACCTGCGGCGGCTGCCATAACCATCGCATCGGTTTGTATGACGCGTTCCTGATCAAGGAAAACCATATCGCGGCCTGTGGCGGCATTGCGCAGGCCATCACCGCCGCGCACAAGATTGCACCGGGCAAGCCAGTGGAAATCGAAGTGGAAAACCTGGAAGAACTGCGCGAAGCGCTGGCGGCAGGCGCCGATATCATCATGCTCGATGAGTTGAGCCTGGACGACATGCGTGAAGCCGTGCGCCTGAACGGCGGCAAGGCCAAGCTGGAAGCCAGCGGCGGGATCAATGAACGCACGCTGCTGCCCATCGCCGAGACCGGGGTGGACTACATCTCCATCGGCGCGATGACCAAGGACGTGAAGGCAGTGGATTTGTCGATGCGCCTCAGCATCTGAAGCGCTTTATGCAGGAGCGAGCTGGCTCGCTCCTGCACAGGATGCACTCAGACCACCAGGTCATTCATCTCGCAATACTCTTCCCATTCGACACCCAGCACCTCGGCCGCCTCTTTGTGCAAGGCCAGCCGCGCCGCTTCGAATTCTTCCGGTGTCGAGGTGTACTTGAGGGTCAGTTCCCAAGGCTGGTAGCCCTGGCTCTCGGCCTCGTCCTCGAATGCCCACTGGATCTGGTCGCGCCGGTCATCGGCGCTCAGGTCTTTGATCTCTTCTTTAAGCTGCGGCGATTCCTCAAGGTATTTTTCGAGGGCTGCTTGATGCCGAACTTCCTGGGTCATTTCAGTCGTGGTCATGTTGTTCTCTTAGATCATGGAATGGGGATGCATCTGGGTCATCAAGGTTGCGCAGATACAAAAGA
It encodes:
- a CDS encoding DUF1631 domain-containing protein, with protein sequence MHNDGKVVPINKAHTTPSPLARLPVVLLQVRDKAAQQLQQGLQELFDNADDTLFEMADKARNSIDHHIFFEAMRDLRLKRKNFERVFVEQLFEAFADLSHAGQGELQLVPVVSYDLDVGASKDDLEKAVALKVMVDRVHHRDGLALGQLTTRLGALLGNRLNDWENPLGPALLCEFFLRAGRSLGVEIRVKLIMLKLFEKYVLSDADRLYGEANQLLVATGVLPGLKAAPSRRPVARQARSEALLSAVDQPVGENGQEAFTTLQALLVTVRGSVAPILEASAEPQPIATRDLLRLLSHLQQYVPEPDVEDDFDLRNQLEQLLTRVSVKSGKSRVVEEADEDVINLIALLFEFIRNDRSVPDAFKALIARLQIPLLKVAVLDKSLFSRASHPARRLLNEIAAAVMGWSPQHDYPRDNLYVRIEQVVQCLLGEFVEDPAIFSQLLAQFSAFTADERQRSELLEQHTRNAEEARVRTEAARQRVADALDRRLLGKVLPRTVVQFLQQAWSQVLLLVSLKYGEQSLQWQAALRTMDELIWSVSLQQDTEAGRHLLEQLPGLLKALREGLTGFAFDPFSTREFFVQLQALHLQAPEGADGLIEVREPFVFNAAPQEPVPDLPDNDPDLLNVHQLRLGSWVVFQQDQANSLRCKLAAIIEPANRFIFVSRTGLKVLEQSAGQLAQAFKQGALYTLDDGPLFERALAAVTGKLRQLNRGK
- the nadC gene encoding carboxylating nicotinate-nucleotide diphosphorylase, encoding MPNLRLADLTAEIEANVRRALLEDIGSGDITAQLIPAERLATATIITRDTAVIAGTAWVDAVFRQLDPRVCVHWQVADGERVSPDQVLFHLEGPARSLLSGERCALNFLQLLSGVATRARFLADVVASTQVKLLDTRKTLPGLRLAQKYAVTCGGCHNHRIGLYDAFLIKENHIAACGGIAQAITAAHKIAPGKPVEIEVENLEELREALAAGADIIMLDELSLDDMREAVRLNGGKAKLEASGGINERTLLPIAETGVDYISIGAMTKDVKAVDLSMRLSI
- a CDS encoding DUF6388 family protein, with amino-acid sequence MTTTEMTQEVRHQAALEKYLEESPQLKEEIKDLSADDRRDQIQWAFEDEAESQGYQPWELTLKYTSTPEEFEAARLALHKEAAEVLGVEWEEYCEMNDLVV